A portion of the Planctomycetia bacterium genome contains these proteins:
- a CDS encoding DUF1501 domain-containing protein, translating into MHPTWQRLQLQTRRQFLTQGAFSLGGVALSSMLLPKAGAVDQTSALAPKKPMHAAKAKNVIYLHMSGAPPQHDLFDYKPKLKELHLKPCPESLLKGQRFAFIKGTPLLLGSPYEFKRCGNAEAWISQLLPHFQKVAGEVSFLKGMHTDQFNHAPAELLLFTGSPRNGGAAMGSWITYGLGSENQNLPGFVVLISGGTDPTGGKALWSTGFLPSVFQGVQCRTSGEPILYANNPPGMDRDSRRSSLDALKALNQLEHQQFGDPETLTRISQYELAFRMQMTVPEVMDISKEPAKVQEQYNAKPGANSFANNCLLARRLVERGVRYVQLFDWGWDCHGTSKGDDIIEHLPRKCKEIDQPIATLLTDLKQRGLLDETLVVWGGEFGRTSMNEARGGSTFLGRDHHPHCFTIWLAGAGIQKGIVHGQTDELGYFITEGKTSVHDLQATMLQLLGLDPWKFRYPYQGLEQRLIGVEGGVELIKEVMS; encoded by the coding sequence ATGCATCCCACCTGGCAACGATTGCAACTTCAGACACGGCGGCAGTTTCTCACGCAAGGCGCGTTCAGCCTGGGTGGAGTGGCTCTGTCATCAATGTTACTGCCCAAGGCAGGTGCTGTTGATCAAACCTCGGCCCTGGCGCCCAAAAAGCCCATGCATGCTGCCAAGGCGAAGAATGTCATTTATCTGCATATGTCGGGAGCGCCACCTCAGCATGATCTGTTCGATTACAAACCCAAGCTCAAAGAACTGCATCTGAAACCATGCCCAGAGTCATTATTGAAAGGGCAGCGTTTTGCCTTCATCAAAGGAACTCCTCTGCTGCTCGGTTCGCCTTATGAATTCAAGCGATGTGGCAATGCAGAAGCCTGGATCAGTCAACTCCTGCCACACTTCCAGAAAGTGGCAGGTGAAGTCTCCTTCCTCAAAGGCATGCACACCGATCAGTTCAATCATGCGCCTGCCGAACTATTGCTGTTTACCGGGTCACCGAGAAACGGAGGCGCAGCGATGGGTTCATGGATCACCTATGGACTGGGAAGCGAGAACCAGAACCTGCCCGGTTTCGTCGTTCTCATCAGTGGAGGCACTGACCCCACCGGGGGCAAGGCACTCTGGTCCACCGGTTTCCTGCCATCGGTATTTCAGGGCGTGCAATGCCGAACTTCGGGTGAACCCATCCTGTATGCCAATAATCCACCCGGCATGGATCGCGATTCTCGTCGCAGCAGTCTCGATGCACTTAAAGCTCTGAATCAACTCGAGCATCAGCAGTTTGGCGATCCGGAAACCTTGACGCGCATTAGCCAGTATGAGTTGGCATTTCGCATGCAGATGACCGTGCCGGAGGTTATGGACATCAGCAAGGAACCAGCCAAGGTTCAGGAGCAATATAACGCCAAGCCGGGTGCCAACAGTTTTGCCAACAACTGCCTGCTGGCCAGACGCCTGGTGGAGCGTGGCGTACGCTATGTTCAACTCTTTGATTGGGGCTGGGATTGCCACGGAACCAGCAAGGGCGATGACATTATTGAACATCTGCCTCGCAAGTGCAAGGAGATTGATCAACCCATCGCAACGCTCTTGACCGATTTGAAACAGCGTGGGCTGCTGGATGAAACACTGGTTGTCTGGGGGGGCGAGTTTGGTCGTACGAGCATGAACGAAGCTCGGGGTGGCTCAACATTCCTCGGGCGGGATCATCATCCGCATTGCTTCACCATCTGGCTGGCCGGTGCAGGCATTCAGAAAGGTATCGTGCACGGACAGACCGATGAACTGGGCTATTTCATCACTGAAGGAAAGACCAGTGTGCACGATCTGCAAGCTACTATGCTGCAGCTCTTGGGCCTGGATCCATGGAAGTTCCGCTATCCTTACCAAGGGCTGGAACAACGGCTGATTGGCGTGGAAGGCGGCGTGGAACTGATCAAGGAAGTGATGAGCTAG